A single Danio rerio strain Tuebingen ecotype United States chromosome 17, GRCz12tu, whole genome shotgun sequence DNA region contains:
- the cfl2 gene encoding cofilin-2, whose translation MASGVTVSDEVIKVFNDMKVRKSSSSDEVKKRKKAVLFCLSDDKKKIIVEEGRQILVGDIGDSVDDPYACFVKLLPLNDCRYGLYDATYETKESKKEDLVFIFWAPEGAPLKSKMIYASSKDAIKKKFTGIKHEWQVNGLDDIQDRSTLAEKLGGNVVVSLEGRPL comes from the exons ATG GCCTCTGGTGTCACAGTCAGTGATGAAGTCATTAAAGTCTTCAATGATATGAAGGTCCGGAAATCCTCGTCCTCAGACGAGGTGAAAAAGCGCAAAAAAGCAGTGCTGTTTTGCCTGAGCGACGACAAGAAGAAGATCATCGTGGAGGAGGGCAGGCAGATTTTAGTGGGAGATATTGGAGACAGTGTTGACGATCCTTACGCCTGCTTCGTGAAGCTCCTTCCGCTCAACGACTGCAGATACGGCTTATATGATGCCACTTATGAAACCAAAGAGTCCAAGAAAGAAGACTTGGTATTTATATTTTG GGCCCCTGAAGGTGCACCATTAAAAAGCAAGATGATTTATGCTAGCTCAAAAGATGCCATTAAGAAGAAGTTTACAG GTATTAAACACGAATGGCAGGTGAACGGTTTAGACGACATTCAGGACCGCTCGACTCTGGCAGAGAAGCTGGGAGGAAATGTGGTGGTATCGCTGGAGGGAAGACCATTGTAG